Below is a genomic region from Gammaproteobacteria bacterium.
GATCACAAGGATCAGGCTTGGCGTAACGAGGGCTAAAACGCATGCAACAAATCCGTCGCTGGCATATTTATCCCAATATCGAAGATCTTGAGCTGCACGCGGTCCGCGCCATTCTGCGGGCGGCGGCGCAAGCGATCGAGCTACGCGGCCATTTTTCCATCGTTCTCGCCGGCGGCGACACGCCACAGCGGCTGTACGCTCAGTTGGCAGGGGCGGTGTCCGATTGGGGTCGTTGGCATATTTATTTTGGCGACGAGCGCTGTCTGCCGGCCGGTCACACCGATCGCAACGACCAGCGCGCCCGCCAGGTATGGTTGAACCATGTAGCGATTCCCGGTGCGCAGATCCGGCCGATTTCGGCCGAATTTGGACCGGAAAAAGCGGCGACGCTGTATGCCGATCGGTTGGCGCCGGTCGAGTTATTCGATCTCGTGTTGCTCGGTCTCGGTGAGGATGGCCATACCGCGAGTTTATTCCCCGGCCTGTGGAATCCGAGCGATACCGTTGATGTGTTGCCCGTGCGCGAGGCGCCGAAGCCGCCGTCGGAGCGGGTAACATTGAGTGCGCGCCGACTGAGCCGGGCGCAGCAGGTATTGTTTGTCGTCGCCGGCGCGCACAAGCGCGAGGCGATGGCGGCGTGGCGCCGTGGCGACGCGATTCCGGCGGCCGGAATCGTGCCAGCTTTAGGTGTTGAGATTTTGGTCGATGCGACTGCCTGGCCGGATGGGATGGCGTAGGTACAAACGACCAGTAGGTTAAGTCATGGCAAAAAAGAAAGACGACCTCATTACGCTATCGCAGGCGGCCGAGACCTACGGCTATTCGGGCGACTATCTGCGCCGGCTAGCGGAGAACGGTCGGCTGCGCGCGCGCAAGTTTGGCCGCAATTGGCTGACCACGTCCGACGACGTTGAAACGTTTATCGAGAGTCGCGAGCAGCGCGGCGTTTATAAAAAAAATCCGCGTACGCCGCGCAAAAAAAAATAGGAGTTTAAGTCAGCATTGTCTTTCCGGCAAACGCCCAAATTAAATTTTACTCTGCCAAAAATAGTTTCCGTCTTCGGAAGCGACAGCGAGACCAAGTTTTCTTGGTGCCATACAAAGCATCGACCTGCGGTGAAAGTTGTTAACGTCGAGCGAACGATGCATTGCATCGCCAATATTTCCCTCATGGGTTGGCCGCGCCTTATTCAGTGAATGTCCCCTGACTTACGCAAACGCACTATTTGCATTTCTTTACTATAGCACGATATCGTGCTATTTGTTGCACGTAGTTCAGTGGGAGAGTTTATGGGTGTGGGGTTGCGCCAATGCATAAAGGGCGACGCGGATTGGAAATTATCTTCTGCGAATCGATACATAAACACGTCACAGCGAGAATCAACCGCTGTAGACGGCGACATAAGCAACAACATAATGAACGCCATGGGAAAGAGGGCAAGGGCTCTGCTCGCGCAGAATTTACGGATCTTACGGTTGATGCGTGGCTGGTCACAGGAACAGCTTGGCACGGCAAGCGGATTGCATCGGACATACATCAGTCTTGTCGAGCGGTCGGCTTGTAACATCAGCTTGGATAACTTGGAAAAACTCGCGGATGCTTTTGGGTTGGGATTGCATCAACTGCTGGCGATGCCCGACGCGGCAACGTTCGGTGAGGAGCTGCTCAGCGCATTGCGATCAAGCGATAAACGGAAGGAGCGTTGACGATGTTAATTGTGAGTCGCAAGGTTAAGCAGAGTTTGTGCATCGCGCTCGATCCTACGATCGATCCAAAAACGCCAATCGGCGAGATCTTCGCGCGCGGGCCGATTCGTGTGGTGGTGGCGTGTATCGAAGATACCTACGTTCGTCTGGGTATCAGCGCCCATCCTGGGTTGGCTATTCTGCGCGAAGAGTTGCACGTGTTCCCG
It encodes:
- the pgl gene encoding 6-phosphogluconolactonase gives rise to the protein MQQIRRWHIYPNIEDLELHAVRAILRAAAQAIELRGHFSIVLAGGDTPQRLYAQLAGAVSDWGRWHIYFGDERCLPAGHTDRNDQRARQVWLNHVAIPGAQIRPISAEFGPEKAATLYADRLAPVELFDLVLLGLGEDGHTASLFPGLWNPSDTVDVLPVREAPKPPSERVTLSARRLSRAQQVLFVVAGAHKREAMAAWRRGDAIPAAGIVPALGVEILVDATAWPDGMA
- a CDS encoding helix-turn-helix domain-containing protein; the encoded protein is MAKKKDDLITLSQAAETYGYSGDYLRRLAENGRLRARKFGRNWLTTSDDVETFIESREQRGVYKKNPRTPRKKK
- a CDS encoding helix-turn-helix transcriptional regulator translates to MNAMGKRARALLAQNLRILRLMRGWSQEQLGTASGLHRTYISLVERSACNISLDNLEKLADAFGLGLHQLLAMPDAATFGEELLSALRSSDKRKER
- a CDS encoding carbon storage regulator; translated protein: MLIVSRKVKQSLCIALDPTIDPKTPIGEIFARGPIRVVVACIEDTYVRLGISAHPGLAILREELHVFPEI